The segment CCGCTATAATATTAGAAATTTTATAACAGTAATAATTATGAACTGTTTTGGTTGGAGGTGATCAAATGCCAAAACCTAGTATTTTTAGCAATAGGTATGATGAACAAATGAAAAAAAGAAAAAGAATTAAGATAATATTTGTAGTAATTGCAGTAGTAGTTTTAGTGATAATAGCAATTGGCATTCTAGGTAGTATATTATTTGGAGATAACTCTGCTGAAAAAGCTAAAGCAAAAGTTCAGGTTGAACAAAATAAGAAAGTTAATAAAACTAAAATAGATAATCCAAAGAAAGATGAAAATTTAAAAGAAAAGGATAATAGCAATAAAGAATATGCCTTAAAACTTTCTAATGGAGAAGAAGTTAAATTATTATATAATGTAGTAAATAATGAAAAACAATATATAGGAGTTATGCCAAAGGAAACAAAATATACTATAAGTCCATCTAAACAAAATATAGCAATAGTAGAAAATACTACTCAAAAACTTATTTTAATAGATATAAATGGAACATCTAAGGAAATAACTAAACTGCAATATGTATCAAGTAAAGGAGACGCATTTAATGAAAAAAATGTATTAAAGTCAAATCCTAACTATGTATGGTGTGATGAACCGAAGTTTTTAGATGATGATAATATAATTTATGTATCTCAATTACCTTGGTTTAATAAGCCTAATATTAAATATTTATGGAAATATAATATAAGTACTAATGTTCATGATAATAATTTACCATCGATGGGTGAAATTTCAGGAAATAAAATTGAATATGGTAATATTACAAGTGAAGGATTAGAGGTTATAATAGATGGAGTAAAAAATAATTTAACAATGAAAAAATAGAAATCTTATAAAACAAGATGCACATTCAATATGTTATTAAAAATAATACATTAAAAAATTAATGTTGTTAACTTTAAGAGCTAATTTTTGAATTTTATATAATATTAAATTGCTTGGCATATTTAATTGACCCGTGTAAATTTGTGTGGTAACTTTTTTACATAAGATGATTTATTAATATAAAAGAGATTTAATTTTTAGTACCATTTATAGTTTATTAAATAACTAAAATGGTACTTTTATTTTGGGGTTTATTATAAATTTTGAGGCTAAATTTGTAATTAAGAAGGATTTTTACACATTTATTCATCTAAATAATCAAACTTACTAATCAAAGGAGTAACCATATGATTTTAATGATAGATAATTACGATTCATTTACATACAATTTAGTTCAATATTTAAAATGTTTAAAAGAAGAGGTATTGACTTATAGAAATGATTCTATTAGTTTAGATAAAATCGACAATTTAAAGCCTGATATGATAGTATTTTCACCAGGACCTTGCACACCTAATGAATCAGGAATTTGTAAGGAGATTATGAAAAACTTCAAAACAACTCCTATACTTGGAATATGCCTTGGCCATCAAACTATTGCACATTCCTTTGGTGCAAACATTATTAAAGCTAAGGAACCTGTACATGGTAGAGTTTCTCCTATAATTCATACAAATAGAGGGGTATTTAGAAATCTTCCAAATCCATTGAAAGTAACAAGATATCATTCTCTTATAATAGAAAAAGAATCTCTTCCAGATTTCTTAGAAATAACGGCTGAAACAATTGAAGGAGAAATTATGGGGATTAGACATAAAAAATATTTAATAGAGGGAGTTCAATTTCATCCGGAATCTATATTAACTGAATGCGGAATGAATATTTTGAAAAACTTTTTAGTAGAATCAAAAATTAAAAGTAAGTAGGTGAAAAAATGTTAATTAAAAAGATAAACACTAATTTAAGTAGTTTTGAATTATATTCTCTTTTTAAGGATGAAGCCTATAGCTTTTTTTTAGATAGTGGAATGGATCATGATAAGCTTGGGCAATATTCTTTTATTGGATTTAATCCTTTTTTAATATTTAAAAGTAAAAATGATAAAATAACTATTTTAGAAAAAGATGTTGTTTCAGTTTTTCGGGGTAGTCCTTTTGACAAATTAAAAGAAATATTAGCATCTTATAAAATGGATTATGATACGGAAATTCCATTTATAGGAGGGGCTGTCGGTTACCTTGGATATGATTTATGTCATCATATAGAAAAACTTAGTAGAACTGCAATTGATGATGTTAATATACCAGACTGTTATTTTGGATTATATGATGGTGTGATAATTATAGATCATAAAAAAAATGAAGTTTTTATTGCATCTTTAGGAATAAAAGATAAACCAGAAATTATTATAACAAATATTGAAAATAAAATTTGTTTATGCGAAAAAAAAGGTGTAAAAATAGATACATCAAAGAGATTTAAGACAGCTAAAATAACATCTAATTTTACTAAAGAACAATATATAAATGCCATTGAAAAAATTAGAGAATATATTAGATCTGGAGATATATATCAAGCAAATATGACTCAAAGATTTCAATGCACTACAGAAGAAAATCCATTTGATATTTACTCAAAGCTTAGAAAAATAAATCCGGCACCTTTTGCAAGTTTTATGGATTTTGGAGAAGGACATATTGTTAGTAGTTCGCCTGAGAGATTCATAAAAATAAAAAATAGATATATTGAAACAAGACCTATTAAAGGAACTTGCCCAAGAGGAAAAAACCATAGGGAAGATTTAAAAAATAAAAAAGAATTGTTAGCTAGTGAAAAAGATAAAGCTGAGTTGTTAATGATAGTAGATTTAGAACGTAATGATATAGGAAAAATAGCTAAACCAGGCACAGTAAAAGTAACAGAACTTTTTCATTTAGAAACCTATTCAACTGTACATCATTTAGTTTCCACGGTTATAGGTGAAATAGACGACAATTATGATACTATTGATTGTATTAAAGAAACATTTCCAGGTGGATCTATAACAGGTGCTCCTAAAATAAGATCAA is part of the Clostridium botulinum genome and harbors:
- a CDS encoding anthranilate synthase component II; its protein translation is MILMIDNYDSFTYNLVQYLKCLKEEVLTYRNDSISLDKIDNLKPDMIVFSPGPCTPNESGICKEIMKNFKTTPILGICLGHQTIAHSFGANIIKAKEPVHGRVSPIIHTNRGVFRNLPNPLKVTRYHSLIIEKESLPDFLEITAETIEGEIMGIRHKKYLIEGVQFHPESILTECGMNILKNFLVESKIKSK
- the pabB gene encoding aminodeoxychorismate synthase component I, with the protein product MLIKKINTNLSSFELYSLFKDEAYSFFLDSGMDHDKLGQYSFIGFNPFLIFKSKNDKITILEKDVVSVFRGSPFDKLKEILASYKMDYDTEIPFIGGAVGYLGYDLCHHIEKLSRTAIDDVNIPDCYFGLYDGVIIIDHKKNEVFIASLGIKDKPEIIITNIENKICLCEKKGVKIDTSKRFKTAKITSNFTKEQYINAIEKIREYIRSGDIYQANMTQRFQCTTEENPFDIYSKLRKINPAPFASFMDFGEGHIVSSSPERFIKIKNRYIETRPIKGTCPRGKNHREDLKNKKELLASEKDKAELLMIVDLERNDIGKIAKPGTVKVTELFHLETYSTVHHLVSTVIGEIDDNYDTIDCIKETFPGGSITGAPKIRSMEIIDELEPTQRNIYTGSIGYIGFNGDVDLNIAIRTIVCKGNKAYFQVGGGITWNSNANLEYEETLHKAKALIEVFKN